In SAR202 cluster bacterium, one genomic interval encodes:
- a CDS encoding sulfite oxidase-like oxidoreductase has translation MQTQDHNILSRTPPGQKLTDKFPVLTYGDIPHIPLSEWIFTIDGLVNKKISYNWEEIMSLKQTLLTKDFHCVTQWSRLDNLWEGIRVKELIGHNNLKSNAKHALIYCYGGYTTNLPSEVLLEEDVLLAHKHDGNPLSPEHGGPMRLIVPKLYAWKSAKWVKGINFMETEELGFWENLGYHSYGDPWKEQRFKF, from the coding sequence ATGCAAACACAAGATCATAATATACTTAGCAGAACACCTCCAGGGCAAAAATTAACTGATAAATTCCCTGTCCTAACTTATGGAGATATACCTCATATCCCCTTATCAGAATGGATCTTTACGATTGATGGATTAGTTAATAAAAAAATTTCCTATAACTGGGAAGAAATAATGTCCCTTAAACAAACATTACTAACTAAAGATTTTCATTGCGTAACTCAGTGGAGCCGATTAGACAATTTATGGGAAGGAATTAGAGTAAAAGAGCTTATAGGTCATAATAATTTAAAATCTAATGCTAAACACGCTTTAATTTATTGCTATGGTGGATATACTACAAATCTTCCATCTGAAGTATTGCTGGAAGAAGACGTATTATTAGCACATAAACATGATGGAAACCCTCTATCTCCAGAGCATGGTGGACCTATGCGATTAATAGTCCCTAAATTATATGCATGGAAAAGTGCCAAATGGGTTAAAGGTATTAATTTTATGGAAACAGAGGAATTGGGATTTTGGGAAAATTTAGGATACCACTCCTATGGCGACCCATGGAAAGAGCAGAGATTTAAATTTTAA
- a CDS encoding MerR family transcriptional regulator, which produces MTNSIKNNSKIARLDLRDINKAETRRVKKKLSIKNINPNEIHDTEGVYIISVAAKILAMHPQTLRKYERAGLISPSRTIGMLRLYSIQDINKIRLIKYLVDDIGMNLSGVEFILHTLEELEKAKGYINNIVGSFHKTEFESHLKQIYTLINKPLINIKYKTGKYYE; this is translated from the coding sequence ATGACAAATTCTATCAAAAATAATTCTAAAATTGCTCGTCTTGATTTACGTGATATAAATAAAGCAGAAACACGTAGAGTTAAAAAAAAGCTATCCATAAAAAACATTAATCCTAACGAGATACACGACACAGAAGGTGTTTATATAATCAGTGTCGCTGCAAAAATTTTAGCTATGCATCCACAAACATTGCGCAAATATGAACGAGCAGGTCTTATTTCACCATCAAGAACGATAGGAATGCTAAGATTATATTCTATCCAGGATATTAATAAAATTAGATTAATAAAATACCTAGTGGATGATATTGGAATGAATTTATCTGGAGTAGAATTTATTTTACATACGCTTGAAGAATTAGAAAAAGCTAAAGGCTATATCAATAATATTGTTGGATCTTTTCACAAAACTGAATTTGAATCTCATCTTAAACAAATATACACTTTGATAAATAAGCCGCTTATTAACATCAAATACAAAACTGGTAAGTATTATGAATAA
- a CDS encoding nucleotide exchange factor GrpE codes for MNKANENSDENSAEISEIDNGKTITDDIDTIINERDQYKNIAQRAQADLINYKNRVTEEREATYVMIVSRFVSSLLPIIDNFNRAISSMPDDNSWYQGLSMIEKSLNQLIESEGITQTAKTGMDFDPKYHEAIMAIEDDTKNEGTIADIIAQGYELKDRIIRPAQVTVIRNVNKEKDNTNIENENNSSENEGENNG; via the coding sequence ATGAATAAAGCAAATGAAAATTCTGATGAAAATAGTGCAGAAATCTCTGAAATAGATAATGGAAAAACTATAACTGATGACATAGATACCATTATCAATGAAAGAGATCAATATAAAAATATTGCACAAAGGGCTCAAGCAGATCTCATTAATTACAAAAACCGAGTAACTGAAGAACGAGAAGCAACTTATGTAATGATAGTATCTAGATTTGTATCAAGCTTACTGCCAATTATCGACAACTTTAATAGAGCAATTAGTAGTATGCCAGACGATAATTCTTGGTACCAAGGATTATCGATGATAGAAAAAAGTTTGAATCAGCTTATAGAATCTGAAGGCATTACACAAACAGCAAAAACTGGCATGGATTTTGACCCCAAATACCACGAAGCAATAATGGCGATTGAAGATGACACAAAGAATGAAGGGACTATAGCTGATATAATTGCTCAAGGATATGAATTAAAGGATAGAATTATTAGACCAGCACAAGTAACTGTAATTAGAAATGTTAATAAAGAAAAAGATAATACAAATATAGAAAATGAAAATAATTCTAGCGAAAACGAAGGAGAAA